In the genome of Staphylococcus durrellii, one region contains:
- a CDS encoding glycoside hydrolase family 13 protein — MQSKQWWKEVVAYQVYPRSFNDSNHDGIGDLRGVIKKLDYLQDLGIDVIWLSPMYKSPNDDNGYDISDYQDIMDEFGTMEDFDELLTSIHNRGMKLILDLVVNHTSDEHPWFIESRSSKDNAKRDWYIWKDPQSDGSEPTNWESIFNGSTWEYDSKTGQYYFHLFSKKQPDLNWENPNVRAAITSMMNWWFDKGIDGFRVDAITHIKKSFEYGDLESKPNQKYVPAFDVAMNQPGIHQWLQELKMQSLKKYDIMTVGEANGVSTEDADLWVGEHNGKFNMIFQFEHLGLWNTGDVKFDVLSYKQVLNRWQQRLANNGWNALFIENHDQPRRVSTWGNDEQYWYESATSHAIAYFLQQGTSFIYQGQEIGMTNYPFDSIETFNDVAVVNEYNIVKEQGGDVNALLNKHKMENRDNARTPMQWNDKHYAGFSTVEPWFPVNPNYKTINVAQQQNNKHSILTFYKKLIQLKKSDDLYIYGNFELVDAENPKVFAYTRTLNEKRALIVANLTGDKASLNFETMIDNKVVELHNYNNDVDLNNLKPYEAFVLQLY, encoded by the coding sequence ATGCAAAGTAAACAATGGTGGAAAGAAGTTGTAGCCTATCAAGTTTATCCTCGTAGTTTTAATGATTCAAATCATGACGGTATTGGAGACTTACGAGGCGTTATAAAAAAATTGGATTACTTACAAGATTTAGGTATTGATGTAATTTGGTTAAGCCCTATGTATAAATCTCCTAATGATGATAATGGATATGATATAAGTGATTATCAAGATATAATGGATGAATTTGGTACTATGGAAGATTTTGATGAACTATTAACGTCAATTCATAACAGAGGGATGAAATTAATTTTAGATTTAGTCGTTAATCATACTTCTGACGAGCATCCTTGGTTTATTGAATCACGCTCTAGTAAGGATAATGCGAAGAGAGATTGGTATATTTGGAAAGATCCACAATCAGATGGTAGTGAGCCCACGAATTGGGAAAGCATCTTTAATGGTTCTACTTGGGAATATGATAGTAAAACAGGTCAATATTATTTTCATTTATTTAGTAAAAAACAACCCGACTTAAATTGGGAGAATCCGAATGTCAGAGCAGCAATTACCTCAATGATGAATTGGTGGTTTGATAAAGGGATCGATGGTTTTAGAGTTGATGCGATTACTCACATTAAAAAATCTTTCGAATATGGAGATTTGGAATCAAAACCGAACCAAAAATATGTGCCAGCTTTTGACGTCGCAATGAATCAACCGGGCATTCATCAATGGTTACAAGAATTAAAAATGCAAAGTTTAAAAAAATATGACATTATGACAGTTGGAGAAGCAAACGGTGTAAGTACTGAAGATGCAGATTTATGGGTTGGGGAACACAATGGCAAATTTAATATGATTTTCCAATTTGAACATTTAGGCCTTTGGAACACTGGTGATGTAAAATTCGATGTTTTATCGTATAAACAGGTATTAAATCGTTGGCAACAAAGGCTAGCAAATAATGGATGGAATGCTTTATTCATAGAAAATCACGATCAACCAAGAAGGGTGTCGACATGGGGTAACGATGAACAATATTGGTATGAATCCGCCACAAGTCATGCCATTGCTTACTTTTTACAACAAGGTACATCATTTATTTATCAAGGCCAAGAAATTGGCATGACCAATTATCCTTTTGATAGTATAGAGACTTTTAACGATGTTGCTGTAGTAAATGAATATAATATCGTAAAAGAACAAGGTGGCGATGTAAACGCCTTACTAAACAAACACAAAATGGAGAATAGGGATAATGCACGTACACCAATGCAATGGAATGACAAACATTATGCTGGATTTTCTACCGTTGAACCTTGGTTCCCAGTAAACCCTAATTACAAAACAATCAATGTAGCACAACAACAAAACAATAAACATTCGATATTAACTTTTTATAAAAAGTTAATTCAATTAAAAAAATCTGATGATTTATATATTTATGGAAATTTCGAATTAGTTGATGCTGAAAATCCTAAAGTATTTGCCTACACTAGAACTTTAAATGAAAAACGTGCATTAATTGTAGCTAATTTAACAGGTGATAAGGCATCACTAAACTTTGAAACAATGATTGATAATAAAGTTGTTGAATTACATAATTATAATAATGATGTTGATCTTAATAATTTAAAACCATATGAAGCTTTTGTATTGCAACTATACTAG
- a CDS encoding AraC family transcriptional regulator encodes MDVIKQIQQAIVYIEDHLLEQFNMQQLSDYVGLSPYHLDQSFKMIVGQSPSEYALARKMTIAAQELITSSNRMVDIAKKYHYPTVNDFANEFSKYHGISPLQANAKKEQLNIKNRQYLKITTTEKPPHSYRLETINGMNLVGYAEFINAAHIENPFKIPDILEDLLVEGKIKELERYNNVSPHEIFVISCPLEYGVEIFIGVPSDRYPEHLESRYLPERQYAKFNLQGEIDYITNEAWYYIETSLQMTLPYKRDSLYVEVYPFDISFDDSFTKVQLWLPVNQDDYND; translated from the coding sequence TTGGACGTTATCAAGCAAATACAACAAGCAATTGTTTATATTGAAGATCATTTGCTAGAGCAATTTAATATGCAACAACTTAGTGATTACGTTGGTCTTTCACCGTATCATTTAGATCAAAGTTTTAAAATGATTGTTGGTCAGTCGCCTTCTGAATATGCACTTGCGCGAAAGATGACAATAGCGGCACAAGAACTGATTACAAGTTCTAATAGAATGGTTGATATTGCAAAAAAATACCACTATCCAACCGTAAATGATTTTGCCAATGAATTCAGTAAGTATCATGGTATATCTCCGTTACAAGCTAATGCTAAAAAAGAACAATTAAATATAAAAAATAGACAGTACTTAAAAATTACTACAACGGAAAAACCACCTCATTCATATAGATTAGAAACGATTAACGGAATGAATTTAGTGGGGTACGCTGAATTTATTAATGCAGCACATATTGAAAATCCTTTTAAAATTCCAGATATTCTTGAAGATTTATTGGTTGAAGGCAAGATAAAAGAGTTAGAGCGCTATAATAATGTGAGTCCACATGAAATTTTCGTCATTAGTTGCCCATTAGAATATGGCGTAGAAATATTTATAGGTGTTCCAAGCGATCGTTATCCAGAACACTTAGAAAGTCGTTATTTACCAGAGCGACAATATGCTAAGTTTAATTTACAAGGTGAAATTGATTATATAACAAATGAAGCTTGGTATTACATTGAAACAAGTCTTCAAATGACATTACCTTATAAACGAGATAGTTTATACGTCGAAGTTTATCCTTTTGACATTTCATTTGATGATAGTTTTACGAAAGTGCAATTATGGTTACCTGTAAATCAAGACGATTACAATGACTAA
- the zwf gene encoding glucose-6-phosphate dehydrogenase has protein sequence MSTRNKNIPCLITIFGATGDLSHRKLFPSLFHLYQQENLNEQIAIIGIGRRDISNDDFRSQVKSSIQEHVKNTKHLDKFMEHVFYHRHDVSDEASYESLLEYSNNLDKEFKLEGNRLFYLAMAPKFFGEISDYLKSSGLTDTDGFKRLVIEKPFGSDLKSAEQLNEQLRRSFKEEEIYRIDHYLGKDMVQNIEVLRFANAMFEPLWNNKYISNIQITSSEILGVEDRGGYYESSGALKDMVQNHMLQMVALLAMEAPISLQSEDIRAEKVKALKSLRELAPDEVSQNFVRGQYDQGIIGGQEVKKYRDEERVAGDSTTPTFVSGKLTIDNFRWAGVPFYIRTGKRMKSKTIQVVVEFKEVPMNLYYETDKKLDSNLLVINIQPNEGVSLHLNAKKNVQGIETEPVQLSYAMSAQDKMNTVDAYENLLFDCLNGDATNFTHWEELKSTWKFVDAIQGYWDKTEPDFPNYEAGTNGPLESDMLLSRDGFHWWEDIH, from the coding sequence TTGAGTACTAGAAATAAGAACATTCCTTGTTTAATTACTATATTCGGAGCGACTGGTGATTTGAGCCATAGAAAATTATTTCCATCGTTATTCCATTTATATCAACAAGAAAATTTAAATGAACAAATTGCAATTATTGGAATCGGCAGAAGAGATATTTCGAACGATGATTTCCGTAGTCAAGTGAAGTCATCAATTCAAGAACATGTAAAAAACACTAAACATTTAGATAAATTTATGGAACACGTATTTTATCACAGACACGATGTTAGTGATGAAGCGAGTTACGAATCTTTATTAGAATACAGTAACAATTTAGATAAAGAATTTAAACTTGAAGGTAATAGATTATTCTATTTAGCTATGGCACCTAAATTCTTTGGTGAAATTTCTGATTACTTGAAATCATCAGGATTAACTGATACTGATGGCTTTAAACGTTTAGTTATTGAAAAACCATTCGGCTCAGACCTTAAATCAGCAGAACAATTAAACGAACAATTACGTCGTTCATTTAAAGAGGAAGAAATATATCGTATCGACCATTACTTAGGTAAAGACATGGTTCAAAACATTGAAGTGCTACGTTTTGCTAATGCGATGTTCGAACCATTATGGAATAATAAATATATTTCAAACATTCAAATTACTTCTTCTGAAATACTTGGTGTTGAAGACAGAGGTGGTTATTATGAATCAAGTGGTGCATTAAAAGATATGGTTCAAAACCATATGTTACAAATGGTAGCTTTATTAGCTATGGAAGCACCAATAAGTCTACAAAGTGAAGATATCCGAGCTGAAAAAGTTAAGGCACTAAAATCATTAAGAGAATTAGCTCCAGATGAAGTTAGCCAAAACTTTGTTAGAGGTCAGTATGACCAAGGTATTATTGGTGGACAAGAAGTAAAAAAATACCGTGATGAAGAACGTGTAGCCGGAGATTCAACAACCCCTACTTTTGTTTCAGGTAAATTAACAATTGATAATTTTAGATGGGCTGGTGTACCCTTCTACATTCGAACTGGTAAACGTATGAAGAGCAAAACGATTCAAGTCGTAGTTGAGTTTAAAGAAGTACCTATGAACTTATACTATGAAACTGATAAAAAGTTAGATTCAAACTTATTAGTGATTAATATTCAACCAAATGAAGGTGTTTCTTTACATTTAAATGCTAAAAAGAATGTTCAAGGAATTGAAACAGAGCCAGTTCAATTATCTTATGCTATGAGTGCTCAAGATAAAATGAACACTGTCGATGCGTATGAAAACTTACTATTCGATTGTTTAAATGGTGATGCTACTAACTTTACGCATTGGGAAGAATTAAAATCAACATGGAAATTTGTTGACGCTATTCAAGGATACTGGGATAAAACAGAACCAGACTTCCCTAACTATGAAGCAGGTACTAATGGCCCGCTAGAAAGTGATATGTTATTAAGTAGAGATGGCTTCCATTGGTGGGAAGATATCCATTAA